One window of Methanogenium organophilum genomic DNA carries:
- a CDS encoding 50S ribosomal protein L1, which translates to MVDRVQILDAVKAAMEAAPERKFEESIEISVNLRNIDMAQPKNRIDETMILPNGTGQPQKICVLGKGDITTQAKAVGVDLIIGPEEIERLGGEPREARRLADEYRFFLAETAAMPLVGRWLGTRLGPRGKMPTPVPPTMDVGPMVERLRKSVKFRTKDKTTFHVKVGSAGMDADALAENIDAVLHRVEASLESGAMNIRSVYVKTSMGPAVRII; encoded by the coding sequence ATGGTTGATAGGGTCCAGATTCTGGATGCCGTGAAAGCGGCAATGGAGGCCGCGCCTGAACGGAAGTTCGAGGAGAGCATTGAAATTTCAGTGAATCTCCGGAACATCGACATGGCGCAGCCAAAAAACCGTATTGATGAGACGATGATTCTTCCAAATGGCACGGGTCAGCCTCAGAAGATCTGTGTTCTTGGGAAAGGAGATATCACCACTCAGGCAAAAGCCGTAGGTGTAGACCTCATCATCGGACCTGAAGAGATCGAGCGTCTGGGAGGGGAACCCCGTGAAGCCCGCAGACTTGCGGACGAATATCGGTTCTTCCTCGCAGAAACCGCTGCCATGCCACTTGTTGGTCGCTGGCTCGGTACCCGTCTCGGTCCCCGCGGTAAGATGCCCACCCCTGTTCCGCCAACGATGGATGTCGGCCCCATGGTCGAACGTCTGCGCAAATCTGTCAAGTTCCGTACAAAGGACAAGACCACTTTCCACGTGAAGGTCGGTTCTGCCGGTATGGATGCAGATGCGCTCGCAGAGAACATCGATGCGGTACTGCACAGGGTTGAGGCGTCACTGGAGAGCGGTGCAATGAATATCCGGTCAGTGTATGTGAAGACATCCATGGGTCCGGCAGTGAGGATTATATAA
- a CDS encoding 50S ribosomal protein L10, with protein sequence MALYTTHLPQWKQDEVEQIVSLANEYRLTGLVDLHGIPAKQMQEMRRDLRGKAVLRMTRNTLVEHAFGSMGEPIDGINSYIDGQSALIYTNDNPFQLYKKLQQTMTKMVARPGDIAPEDIVIEKGPTSFKPGPIVGVFQQAGLPAAIEGGKVVIRERKVFVKAGEEINAKQADVLSKLDIRPIDVGLSLQVAFYDGTFYEPSTLAIDETEYYNNVVLAAQQAFNLGVYAAYPTAQTIEPIIAKAAGEARNLGVEAAIYSKDIVELIIGRASLQAKALKGMTE encoded by the coding sequence ATGGCATTATATACGACACACCTGCCACAGTGGAAACAGGATGAAGTTGAGCAGATTGTCTCGCTTGCGAACGAATACCGTCTCACAGGTCTTGTAGACCTGCATGGTATCCCCGCAAAGCAGATGCAGGAGATGCGCCGTGACCTTAGGGGCAAGGCTGTCCTGCGGATGACGCGAAACACTCTCGTCGAGCACGCCTTTGGAAGCATGGGTGAGCCGATTGACGGCATCAATTCATACATTGACGGGCAGAGTGCACTGATTTACACAAACGACAATCCGTTCCAGCTGTACAAGAAGCTCCAGCAGACGATGACCAAGATGGTGGCACGCCCCGGCGATATTGCCCCTGAGGACATTGTCATTGAGAAGGGTCCCACCAGCTTTAAGCCGGGCCCCATCGTCGGAGTCTTCCAGCAGGCAGGTCTTCCTGCTGCTATTGAAGGCGGAAAGGTTGTCATCCGTGAGAGGAAGGTCTTCGTCAAAGCAGGAGAGGAGATCAACGCAAAGCAGGCTGATGTCCTGTCCAAGCTTGATATCCGTCCGATTGACGTCGGTCTGAGCCTTCAGGTGGCCTTCTACGATGGCACATTCTATGAGCCGTCCACGTTGGCAATCGATGAGACTGAATATTACAACAATGTGGTTCTGGCAGCCCAGCAGGCATTCAATCTCGGTGTCTACGCAGCCTATCCGACTGCACAGACGATTGAGCCAATCATTGCAAAGGCTGCAGGCGAAGCCCGCAACCTTGGTGTTGAGGCCGCAATATATTCGAAAGACATTGTTGAACTGATTATCGGACGTGCATCACTTCAGGCAAAAGCCCTGAAAGGGATGACTGAATAA
- a CDS encoding 50S ribosomal protein L11, with protein sequence MGEVVEVLVPGGKASAGPPLGPALGPLGINVKAVVDEINAKTADYNGMQVPVTVEVDDKKNFTISVGVPPTTALIMKEVGLEKGSGEPNTQKVGDLPLEAAVRIARMKTDDMISYDLKSRVKEVIGTCVSVGVTVEGMDPKEIFPKINAGEYDSILSE encoded by the coding sequence ATGGGAGAAGTAGTCGAGGTATTGGTACCCGGCGGAAAGGCATCAGCCGGCCCTCCATTAGGGCCTGCCCTGGGACCTCTCGGAATTAATGTGAAGGCGGTCGTTGACGAGATCAACGCCAAGACGGCCGACTACAATGGTATGCAGGTTCCTGTGACCGTTGAAGTCGACGACAAGAAGAACTTCACGATTTCCGTAGGTGTCCCGCCCACCACTGCCCTCATCATGAAAGAGGTCGGTCTGGAGAAGGGTTCGGGAGAACCCAACACCCAGAAGGTAGGGGATCTTCCGCTCGAGGCTGCTGTTCGCATTGCCCGTATGAAGACTGACGATATGATTTCGTACGACCTGAAAAGCCGCGTAAAAGAGGTTATCGGGACGTGCGTGAGTGTCGGTGTCACGGTCGAAGGGATGGATCCAAAGGAGATCTTCCCGAAGATTAATGCAGGCGAATACGACAGCATTCTCAGTGAATAG